In Cervus elaphus chromosome 5, mCerEla1.1, whole genome shotgun sequence, the following proteins share a genomic window:
- the C5H22orf31 gene encoding uncharacterized protein C22orf31 homolog → MKTTQRGGTRNSISSKSKQPAGRRPGSPRCRRLAGGVNESKESSKEKKATVCQDLESRYAEHVAATQALPWDVGTASWKGRASLPETRKRQQLSEDALVIHGLPTEGYRALYHAVVEPMLWNPSGTPKRYSLELGKAIKQKLWEALCRQAAAPKDAQKDLLPGRKRLEVHKEPVEEPVPKK, encoded by the exons ATGAAAACCACCCAGCGGGGCGGAACAAGAAACTCCATCAGTTCCAAGAGCAAGCAGCCAGCGGGGCGGCGGCCAGGCTCGCCCAGGTGCAGGAGGCTTGCAGGAGGCGTCAACGAG AGTAAAGAGagttcaaaggagaaaaaagcgACGGTCTGCCAAGATCTTGAGAGCAGATATGCTGAACATGTGGCCGCTACCCAAGCGCTACCCTGGGACGTGGGGACAGCGTCCTGGAAGGGCCGAGCCTCGCTTCCCGAAACCAGGAAGAGGCAGCAGTTGTCCGAGGACGCGTTAGTCATCCACGGCCTCCCCACCGAGGGCTACCGCGCTCTGTACCACGCTGTGGTGGAGCCCATGCTGTGGAATCCTTCTGGGACCCCCAAGAGGTACAGCCTGGAGCTGGGCAAGGCCATCAAACAAAAGCTCTGGGAGGCTCTGTGCAGACAGGCTGCCGCCCCCAAAGATGCTCAGAAGGACCTGCTGCCGGGCAGGAAGCGGCTGGAAGTCCACAAGGAGCCTGTTGAGGAGCCTGTGCCCAAGAAATAG